The Rhodospirillaceae bacterium genome has a segment encoding these proteins:
- a CDS encoding MFS transporter: protein MADKTPDTQGDKPLFRRLWVLCLIVFIDMVGFGVIIPSQPFWTKSFGATAFEVALVMSVYSACQFVFAFPLGWLSDRVGRKPILLFSLLGSVVSFTLVGLADTLLMIVLARALGGAMSANIAVAYAYVADVTGGEERARAMGLLGASIGAGFVLGPFIGGVVAGPDPANPGQIAFFVGAAISAFALVAAIPLLKEPEKHRSSAETGGFRARLRGFGLALSIPIVLIPIAVAGIAGLAMAGLEATYALWVNEEHGWGARETGLFFGYIGVLLVIVQGGLVGPVTRAIGERGMLYLGLAFVTAGMAVVAVSDTIPLVFVNGALIACGYGFIDPAVSSLISRNTPAGRQGAIMGVLQSVGSLARIVGPAAAGLLFHELGHNAPYVAGAGVVAFALAFAWRRLAGVEMPPSPRARTRAAAEAPPEPQAEVRAEAQSPPR, encoded by the coding sequence ATGGCCGACAAGACGCCCGATACGCAAGGGGACAAGCCCCTCTTCCGCAGGCTCTGGGTGCTGTGCCTGATCGTGTTCATCGACATGGTCGGCTTCGGCGTCATCATCCCGTCCCAGCCGTTCTGGACCAAATCCTTCGGCGCGACCGCCTTCGAGGTCGCACTGGTCATGTCGGTCTATTCCGCCTGCCAGTTCGTCTTCGCCTTTCCGCTCGGCTGGCTGTCCGACCGGGTCGGGCGCAAGCCGATCCTGCTGTTCAGCCTCCTGGGCTCGGTCGTCAGCTTTACCCTGGTCGGTCTCGCCGATACGCTGCTCATGATCGTGCTGGCGCGCGCGCTGGGCGGTGCGATGAGCGCCAACATCGCGGTCGCCTACGCCTATGTCGCCGACGTGACGGGCGGCGAAGAGCGCGCCCGCGCCATGGGCCTGCTCGGCGCCTCCATCGGCGCGGGCTTCGTGCTCGGCCCGTTCATCGGCGGGGTCGTGGCCGGCCCGGACCCGGCCAATCCGGGCCAGATCGCCTTCTTCGTCGGCGCCGCCATCAGCGCCTTCGCCCTAGTCGCCGCCATCCCACTGCTGAAAGAGCCGGAGAAACACCGTTCGAGCGCCGAGACCGGCGGGTTCCGGGCGCGGCTGCGCGGCTTCGGCCTCGCCCTGTCGATCCCGATCGTCCTGATCCCGATCGCCGTCGCCGGCATCGCCGGCCTCGCCATGGCCGGGCTGGAGGCGACCTACGCCCTGTGGGTCAACGAGGAACACGGCTGGGGCGCGCGCGAGACCGGCCTGTTCTTCGGCTATATCGGCGTGCTGCTGGTCATCGTGCAGGGCGGCCTGGTCGGGCCGGTGACCCGCGCGATCGGCGAGCGCGGCATGCTCTATCTCGGCCTCGCCTTCGTGACCGCGGGCATGGCGGTGGTCGCCGTGTCGGATACCATCCCGCTGGTCTTCGTCAACGGCGCGCTGATCGCCTGCGGCTACGGCTTCATCGACCCGGCGGTGAGCAGCCTGATCTCGCGCAACACGCCGGCGGGCCGGCAGGGCGCGATCATGGGCGTGCTGCAATCGGTCGGCAGCCTTGCCCGGATCGTCGGCCCGGCGGCGGCGGGCCTGCTGTTCCACGAGCTGGGCCATAACGCGCCCTACGTCGCCGGGGCCGGCGTGGTCGCCTTCGCGCTGGCCTTCGCCTGGCGGCGGCTCGCCGGCGTCGAGATGCCGCCCTCTCCGCGGGCGCGCACCCGGGCCGCGGCGGAGGCGCCGCCCGAACCGCAGGCGGAAGTACGGGCAGAGGCACAAAGCCCGCCGCGCTGA
- a CDS encoding SDR family NAD(P)-dependent oxidoreductase, whose amino-acid sequence MDLNGHSAIVTGGGSGLGESTARLLAAKGMKVAIWDLNLDGANRVAGEIGGVAVQCEVSDAGAAEAALEQSRAAIGTARVLVNCAGIGPARTIVSRDGEPMPLEAFAKIVQVNLIGTFNCLRLAAADMSKAEPLDGGERGVIINTASVAAFEGQIGQAAYGASKGGVVGLMVPAMRELGRHGIRLMTIAPGYVETPLLEAVPKDFQENLKSSQIFPRTRFGQPEEYAELCVHICENQLLNGDTIRLDAGTRMPPR is encoded by the coding sequence ATGGATCTGAACGGACATTCGGCAATCGTGACCGGCGGCGGCTCCGGTCTGGGCGAATCGACGGCGCGCCTGTTGGCGGCCAAAGGCATGAAGGTCGCGATCTGGGACCTGAACCTGGACGGCGCGAACCGCGTCGCCGGCGAGATCGGCGGCGTGGCGGTCCAGTGCGAGGTGTCGGACGCGGGCGCGGCCGAAGCGGCGCTCGAGCAATCGCGCGCCGCCATCGGCACCGCCCGCGTGCTGGTCAATTGCGCCGGCATCGGCCCGGCCCGCACCATCGTCAGCCGCGACGGCGAGCCGATGCCGCTCGAAGCCTTCGCGAAGATCGTCCAGGTCAACCTGATCGGCACCTTCAACTGCCTGCGCCTCGCCGCGGCCGACATGTCGAAGGCGGAGCCCCTCGACGGCGGGGAGCGCGGCGTCATCATCAACACCGCCTCGGTCGCCGCCTTCGAGGGCCAGATCGGCCAGGCGGCCTACGGCGCGTCCAAGGGCGGCGTGGTCGGCCTGATGGTGCCGGCGATGCGCGAGCTCGGCCGCCACGGCATCCGGCTGATGACGATCGCGCCGGGCTATGTCGAGACGCCGCTGCTGGAGGCCGTGCCCAAGGATTTCCAGGAAAACCTGAAATCATCGCAGATCTTCCCGCGCACCCGCTTCGGCCAGCCGGAGGAGTATGCCGAACTCTGCGTCCATATCTGCGAGAACCAGCTGCTCAACGGCGACACCATCCGCCTCGACGCCGGCACAAGAATGCCGCCGCGGTAA
- a CDS encoding cupin domain-containing protein, with amino-acid sequence MTQSTAAVNGGHKGTAIVVGPEEGDSYWQPLPSTGHITAKITPYTAPYDDFASGIQVLEPGAAIREHGHQRAHELIFVYQGTGHAIIDGERHELKPETLIVVGRRVLHYLENEGEDQMRMLWVIFPPGLEDWFRAIGRPRTPGDGPPPVFERPDNVRDIQDQQKFLRPEDAAAG; translated from the coding sequence ATGACCCAATCGACAGCGGCGGTAAACGGTGGCCATAAGGGCACGGCCATCGTGGTCGGCCCCGAAGAGGGCGACAGCTACTGGCAGCCCCTGCCCTCGACCGGGCATATCACCGCCAAGATCACGCCCTACACCGCGCCCTACGACGATTTCGCCTCCGGCATCCAGGTGCTGGAGCCCGGCGCGGCGATCCGCGAGCACGGCCACCAGCGCGCCCACGAGCTGATCTTCGTCTACCAGGGCACCGGCCACGCGATCATCGACGGCGAGCGCCATGAGCTCAAGCCGGAGACGCTGATCGTCGTCGGCCGGCGCGTGCTGCACTATCTGGAGAATGAGGGCGAGGACCAGATGCGCATGCTCTGGGTCATCTTCCCGCCCGGCCTGGAGGACTGGTTCCGCGCCATCGGCCGGCCGCGCACCCCCGGCGACGGCCCGCCCCCGGTGTTCGAGCGGCCGGACAATGTGCGCGACATCCAGGACCAGCAGAAGTTCCTGCGCCCGGAGGATGCGGCGGCGGGGTGA
- a CDS encoding histidine phosphatase family protein → MTRRLLAVASLAALLLSSAPAAADARFARLSEPGIVAIMRHADAPGTGDSASFALDDCATQRNLGARGWEQAREIGAAIRAAGVRVDRVLTSQWCRCRDTARLLGLGPVEDLPALNSFFRNPARSDRQTAGLQQFLSGLPPGETVILVTHYVNIRALTGLGVASGEVLLLGIGRDGTISVVGEILIGPRR, encoded by the coding sequence ATGACGCGCCGGCTTCTCGCCGTCGCCTCTCTGGCGGCCCTCTTGCTCTCGTCTGCGCCGGCCGCCGCCGACGCGCGCTTCGCCCGCCTGTCCGAGCCCGGCATCGTCGCCATCATGCGCCACGCCGACGCGCCCGGAACCGGGGACTCCGCCTCGTTCGCGCTCGACGACTGCGCCACCCAGCGCAATCTCGGCGCGCGGGGCTGGGAACAGGCGCGGGAGATCGGCGCGGCGATCCGGGCCGCCGGCGTGCGCGTCGACCGGGTCCTCACCAGCCAGTGGTGCCGCTGCCGCGACACGGCCCGGCTCCTCGGCCTCGGCCCGGTCGAGGACCTGCCCGCGCTCAACTCGTTCTTCCGGAACCCGGCCCGTTCCGACCGGCAGACCGCCGGCTTGCAGCAGTTCCTGTCCGGCCTGCCGCCGGGAGAGACCGTCATCCTCGTCACCCATTATGTGAACATCCGGGCGCTCACCGGCCTCGGCGTCGCCTCGGGCGAGGTTCTGCTGCTCGGGATCGGGCGCGACGGCACGATCTCCGTGGTCGGCGAAATCCTCATCGGCCCCCGGCGCTGA